The Euwallacea similis isolate ESF13 chromosome 18, ESF131.1, whole genome shotgun sequence genome contains a region encoding:
- the LOC136414779 gene encoding uncharacterized protein isoform X2, whose protein sequence is MDPFVEYLKELCPHRSETQIQEVYALIQEERPEDSPEQKLENAFNMLSTQPDFNTPGYSMVEESLQNTSNYDSDDEGAVGGYDLKVVDVNSIWKKLQDALPEADPSYLRKKAENLAMQDENSMMEFLNAAVENNDYPTMEEYLKKQEEEKTLNFYKNNFIIDKFLEQFPNPETHFSNPNRPNPLLQPELLPEDLEYALTFLYNNYRKIRKRHVELVFKLKNKCLLASCNHLDHLPNGMKVERPLEPNPESRNLPLLQEVAYLKHRKLIRKVMKYKNQTYQEFKEEARILGLLETCGICGEDELIPEECFNCKKGCMFCRECIQKYVEVRMGDGLTNFPCCNECDSDFDVHVLQMVLPNNTFERLMLKIQSEEVKRANVDGLETCPFCEFASIPPQESKIFKCENPDCLKESCRLCRHKSHIPKRCNEIEYDEDVKRRTFIENMMTEALARTCYMCNKKFIKSNGCNKMICNCGAMMCYLCSQAITGYNHFGDDKACQLFTNDAQIDLQRVKANIEKAKLELGDVEIKFDPSEGIEGFFTTI, encoded by the exons ATGGATCCCTTTGTTGAGTACCTAAAGGAGCTCTGCCCTCATAGAAGCGAGACCCAAATCCAAGAGGTATATGCTTTAATCCAAGAGGAGAGGCCTGAAGATTCACCCGaacaaaaacttgaaaatgcCTTCAACATGCTCAGCACACAACCTGATTTTAATACACCAGGCTATTCTATGGTCGAAGAGTCTCTACAAAATACAAGCAACTATGATAGTGATGATGAAGGGGCCGTTG GTGGCTATGACCTAAAGGTGGTAGATGTTAATTCAATTTGGAAGAAACTCCAGGATGCTCTGCCAGAAGCTGACCCTTCATACCTCAGAAAGAAGGCTGAAAATTTAGCGATGCAGGATGAAAACTCTATGATGGAGTTCCTGAATGCTGCAGTTGAGAACAATGATTATCCCACTATGGAGGaatatttgaa AAAACAAGAAGAAGAAAAGACACTGAACTTCTACAAGAACAACTTCATTATAGATAAGTTCCTTGAGCAGTTCCCAAACCCAGAAACCCACTTCAGCAACCCCAATCGCCCAAACCCTTTGTTGCAACCTGAGCTGCTACCTGAGGACCTAGAGTATGCCCTCACTTTCCTATACAACAACTATCGTAAAATCCGTAAGCGCCATGTGGAACTCGTCttcaaactgaaaaacaaGTGTCTTCTCGCTTCATGCAATCACTTGGATCATCTCCCTAATGGCATGAAAGTTGAGCGCCCTCTGGAACCTAATCCCGAGTCTCGCAACTTGCCTTTACTGCAGGAGGTTGCTTATTTAAAACACCGAAAGCTGATTCGTAAAGTCATGAAGTATAAAAACCAAACCTACCAGGAATTTAAAGAGGAGGCTAGAATTTTAGGGTTGCTAGAGACTTGTGGGATTTGCGGAGAAGACGAATTAATCCCTGAGGAGTGCTTCAACTGCAAAAAGGGCTGTATGTTCTGTAGGGAGTGCATACAAAAATATGTGGAAGTTCGAATGGGAGATGGTTTGACTAATTTCCCCTGCTGCAATGAGTGCGACTCAGACTTTGACGTTCATGTCCTGCAAATGGTGCTGCCTAATAACACCTTCGAGAGGCTAATGCTGAAGATACAAAGTGAGGAGGTGAAGAGGGCCAATGTGGACGGATTGGAGACTTGCCCCTTCTGTGAGTTCGCCAGCATTCCACCTCAAGAGTCCAAGATTTTCAAGTGCGAGAATCCAGATTGTCTGAAAGAATCATGCAGGCTTTGTAGGCACAAGTCGCACATTCCAAAGCGGTGCAACGAGATAGAGTATGACGAGGATGTGAAGCGCAGaacttttattgaaaacatgaTGACGGAGGCTTTGGCCAG AACCTGCTATATGTGcaataagaaatttatcaaatccAACGGGTGCAATAAGATGATCTGCAATTGTGGGGCCATGATGTGTTACCTCTGCTCACAGGCCATTACAGGCTACAACCACTTTGGTGATGACAAAGC TTGCCAACTGTTCACCAACGACGCCCAAATCGATTTGCAGCGGGTTAAGGCCAACATTGAGAAAGCAAAGTTGGAGCTAGGAGATGTCGAGATCAAGTTTGATCCTTCAGAGGGCATTGAGGGCTTCTTCACTACAATATAA
- the LOC136414779 gene encoding uncharacterized protein isoform X1 — MDPFVEYLKELCPHRSETQIQEVYALIQEERPEDSPEQKLENAFNMLSTQPDFNTPGYSMVEESLQNTSNYDSDDEGAVGHSYSSNSINSHFEQLCNLFPNACEQFLWNYCQKQGPNLQLNDAIDMLSEGGYDLKVVDVNSIWKKLQDALPEADPSYLRKKAENLAMQDENSMMEFLNAAVENNDYPTMEEYLKKQEEEKTLNFYKNNFIIDKFLEQFPNPETHFSNPNRPNPLLQPELLPEDLEYALTFLYNNYRKIRKRHVELVFKLKNKCLLASCNHLDHLPNGMKVERPLEPNPESRNLPLLQEVAYLKHRKLIRKVMKYKNQTYQEFKEEARILGLLETCGICGEDELIPEECFNCKKGCMFCRECIQKYVEVRMGDGLTNFPCCNECDSDFDVHVLQMVLPNNTFERLMLKIQSEEVKRANVDGLETCPFCEFASIPPQESKIFKCENPDCLKESCRLCRHKSHIPKRCNEIEYDEDVKRRTFIENMMTEALARTCYMCNKKFIKSNGCNKMICNCGAMMCYLCSQAITGYNHFGDDKACQLFTNDAQIDLQRVKANIEKAKLELGDVEIKFDPSEGIEGFFTTI, encoded by the exons ATGGATCCCTTTGTTGAGTACCTAAAGGAGCTCTGCCCTCATAGAAGCGAGACCCAAATCCAAGAGGTATATGCTTTAATCCAAGAGGAGAGGCCTGAAGATTCACCCGaacaaaaacttgaaaatgcCTTCAACATGCTCAGCACACAACCTGATTTTAATACACCAGGCTATTCTATGGTCGAAGAGTCTCTACAAAATACAAGCAACTATGATAGTGATGATGAAGGGGCCGTTG GTCACAGCTACAGTAGcaattcaataaattcacattttGAGCAACTGTGCAACCTGTTTCCAAACGCTTGTGAACAGTTCCTGTGGAATTATTGCCAAAAGCAAGGTCCTAATTTACAACTGAATGATGCTATTGATATGCTCTCTGAAG GTGGCTATGACCTAAAGGTGGTAGATGTTAATTCAATTTGGAAGAAACTCCAGGATGCTCTGCCAGAAGCTGACCCTTCATACCTCAGAAAGAAGGCTGAAAATTTAGCGATGCAGGATGAAAACTCTATGATGGAGTTCCTGAATGCTGCAGTTGAGAACAATGATTATCCCACTATGGAGGaatatttgaa AAAACAAGAAGAAGAAAAGACACTGAACTTCTACAAGAACAACTTCATTATAGATAAGTTCCTTGAGCAGTTCCCAAACCCAGAAACCCACTTCAGCAACCCCAATCGCCCAAACCCTTTGTTGCAACCTGAGCTGCTACCTGAGGACCTAGAGTATGCCCTCACTTTCCTATACAACAACTATCGTAAAATCCGTAAGCGCCATGTGGAACTCGTCttcaaactgaaaaacaaGTGTCTTCTCGCTTCATGCAATCACTTGGATCATCTCCCTAATGGCATGAAAGTTGAGCGCCCTCTGGAACCTAATCCCGAGTCTCGCAACTTGCCTTTACTGCAGGAGGTTGCTTATTTAAAACACCGAAAGCTGATTCGTAAAGTCATGAAGTATAAAAACCAAACCTACCAGGAATTTAAAGAGGAGGCTAGAATTTTAGGGTTGCTAGAGACTTGTGGGATTTGCGGAGAAGACGAATTAATCCCTGAGGAGTGCTTCAACTGCAAAAAGGGCTGTATGTTCTGTAGGGAGTGCATACAAAAATATGTGGAAGTTCGAATGGGAGATGGTTTGACTAATTTCCCCTGCTGCAATGAGTGCGACTCAGACTTTGACGTTCATGTCCTGCAAATGGTGCTGCCTAATAACACCTTCGAGAGGCTAATGCTGAAGATACAAAGTGAGGAGGTGAAGAGGGCCAATGTGGACGGATTGGAGACTTGCCCCTTCTGTGAGTTCGCCAGCATTCCACCTCAAGAGTCCAAGATTTTCAAGTGCGAGAATCCAGATTGTCTGAAAGAATCATGCAGGCTTTGTAGGCACAAGTCGCACATTCCAAAGCGGTGCAACGAGATAGAGTATGACGAGGATGTGAAGCGCAGaacttttattgaaaacatgaTGACGGAGGCTTTGGCCAG AACCTGCTATATGTGcaataagaaatttatcaaatccAACGGGTGCAATAAGATGATCTGCAATTGTGGGGCCATGATGTGTTACCTCTGCTCACAGGCCATTACAGGCTACAACCACTTTGGTGATGACAAAGC TTGCCAACTGTTCACCAACGACGCCCAAATCGATTTGCAGCGGGTTAAGGCCAACATTGAGAAAGCAAAGTTGGAGCTAGGAGATGTCGAGATCAAGTTTGATCCTTCAGAGGGCATTGAGGGCTTCTTCACTACAATATAA
- the LOC136414963 gene encoding liver carboxylesterase 1-like — MVSQCYSSSNNSEHHRIRRIVGGETANYPPFDDPVVYVRFNGRSARVQGIREYPHYVFKGIKYAHAPVGTDRFLRPREKFLEGDVKASTFSPPCIQPVPNRNYVVGSEDCLALNIFTPDLPTGIEGLPVVIWIHGGGFRYGSASQFGVRHLVGQRLVVVTIQYRLGSLGFLSLGDKNLPGNAALWDMALAVQWVRNYIGFFGGNPYRIVVMGHDTGASSALLLSLTKVAKGVPNAIVAMSGTAVSRWAIDNTPVNTANQIAEQNGCPTANPVTMVKCLQKVPAEFIIKGDSHIEFQQLQNQGFISGLNGRLATAPVAEGLNDRRSLPGLIELDPVESLYQQENAKIPMLTGVTKDETKRAVKGHFKPEILRQLSSVSNFLSKILVQRLHESPVIDRLSGKLGGIGQLENITDSFISNGGSILSGLNLNFDNYLRTKNKDDSTENLNKIADVTADALFNVPAFLTAQYWKGAPTFLYRFEHAGNMNKGGSFLQGLPLVGNSSSTDSSDLVGHGDELAYLFDLQDIEGNPLPVTEPTEDDLKVRNVFVTMIGDFARHGQISVNNEKVPSFNEGENHFVQIKPKPVLSSKFKFCEMALWTNIGERLKSGYCQFLGALGMSQKTLDPSKILDTSKVIKPSEFGVLMGQDRLGDLGKSKNAFRGILG, encoded by the exons ATGGTGTCTCAGTGCTATTCATCCTCTAATAACAGTGAGCACCACAGAATCAGAAGAATTGTGGGGGGTGAAACCGCCAATTACCCTCCTTTCGACGACCCCGTGGTGTATGTACGCTTCAACGGGCGCTCCGCTAGAGTGCAAGGCATTCGCGAATATCCTCATTATGTCTTCAAGGGAATTAAATATGCCCATGCTCCAGTGGGAACTGACAGGTTTCTG CGCCCCagagaaaaatttttggaagGCGACGTTAAAGCCTCAACCTTCTCCCCTCCGTGTATTCAACCGGTCCCCAATAGGAATTATGTGGTGGGCAGTGAGGATTGTTTGGCATTGAATATATTCACCCCAGATTTACCCACTGGGATTGAAGGTCTACCTGTGGTGATTTGGATCCATGGTGGGGGCTTTCGTTATGGGTCTGCTTCGCAGTTTGGG GTGAGGCATCTAGTGGGACAACGTCTAGTTGTAGTCACCATTCAGTACAGATTAGGATCTCTTGGGTTTTTAAGCTTGGGAGACAAAAACCTACCTGGTAATGCTGCTTTATGGGATATGGCCTTGGCAGTTCAATGGGTTAGAAATTACATTGGCTTTTTTGGGGGGAACCCCTATAGAATCGTCGTAATGGGGCATGATACTGGGGCAAGCAGTGCTTTGCTTTTGTCCCTCACTAAAGTCGCTAAAG GGGTCCCAAACGCCATTGTGGCGATGTCAGGAACTGCAGTGTCTCGCTGGGCCATCGACAACACCCCTGTGAACACTGCCAACCAAATAGCCGAGCAAAATGGGTGTCCTACTGCCAACCCTGTGACCATGGTCAAGTGCCTTCAGAAAGTACCAGCAGAGTTTATCATCAAG GGGGACTCGCATATCGAGTTCCAACAACTGCAGAATCAAGGCTTCATTTCAGGGCTGAATGGGCGGCTTGCCACAGCCCCTGTAGCTGAGGGACTCAATGACAGAAGGTCTCTGCCGGGACTCATTGAACTGGACCCTGTGGAGTCTCTCTACCAGCAGGAAAACGCGAAAATACCGATGCTGACAGGGGTGACAAAGGATGAAACCAAGAGGGCAGTCAAAG GCCATTTCAAGCCCGAAATTCTTCGTCAACTGTCCTCGGTGTCGAATTTTCTTAGTAAAATCCTGGTGCAGCGACTTCACGAGAGTCCAGTAATCGATAGATTGAGCGGAAAATTGGGTGGAATCGGGCAATTGGAGAATATCACTGACAGTTTCATTTCCAATGGAGGGAGTATTTTGTCGGGGTTAAACCTGAATTTCGATAATTACCTGAGAACTAAGAATAAGGACGATTCAACggagaatttaaataaaatcgcCGACGTCACTG CTGACGCTTTGTTCAATGTGCCAGCATTTCTTACTGCACAGTATTGGAAAGGGGCCCCTACGTTTTTATATAGATTCGAGCATGCGGGAAACATGAACAAGGGTGGTAGTTTCCTGCAAGGGTTGCCCTTGGTTGGAAATTCCTCCTCCACAG ATTCTAGCGACCTCGTGGGCCACGGAGACGAACTCGCTTACCTGTTCGATCTCCAGGACATTGAAGGCAACCCCCTCCCCGTCACTGAACCTACAGAAGACGACCTTAAAGTGCGAAACGTCTTCGTCACAATGATCGGCGATTTTGCGCGCCACGGACAAATCAGTGTGAACAATGAAAAAGTGCCCTCTTTCAACGAAGGCGAGAACCACTTCGTGCAGATCAAGCCCAAACCGGTTTTGTCCAGTAAATTCAAGTTTTGCGAGATGGCGCTTTGGACCAATATCGGTGAGCGGTTAAAAAGCGGGTATTGTCAATTTCTGGGGGCGCTGGGGATGTCTCAAAAGACCTTAGATCCCTCTAAGATTCTAGACACCTCTAAAGTTATAAAACCTTCTGAATTTGGGGTGTTAATGGGGCAGGATCGTCTAGGGGATTTAGgtaaatctaaaaatgcttttaggGGGATTTTGGGAtag